In the genome of Candidatus Pristimantibacillus lignocellulolyticus, the window GTCTTGTCGCGGGTAACCTGCATCTTCACAGGTATTAAAATTTCACCGGATCTCTCGTTGAGACAGCGCCCAATTCGTTACGCCATTCGTGCGGGTCAGAATTTACCTGACAAGGAATTTCGCTACCTTAGGACCGTTATAGTTACGGCCGCCGTTTACTGGGGCTTCGGTTCATAGCTTCGGGTTACCCCTAACCACTCCCCTTAACCTTCCAGCACCGGGCAGGCGTCAGCCCGTATACTTCGTCTTACGACTTCGCACAGACCTGTGTTTTTGCTAAACAGTCGATTGGGCCTTTTCACTGCGGCCCCCTCGGGCTATTAACCCTACCGGGGCACCCCTTCTCCCTAAGTTACGGGGTCATTTTGCCGAGTTCCTTAACGAGAGTTCTTCCGCGCGCCTTAGCATGCTCTGCTCGCCTACCTGTGTCGGTTTGCGGTACGGGCACCTATACCTAACTAGAGGCTTTTCTTGACAGCCGGAGCTCATGACCTTCGCTACTATAATTTTCGCTCCCCATCGCAGCCCAGCCTTATAGCCGACGGATTTTCCTATCGACAAGCCTCACTACTTAGACGGACTATTCCATCAGTCCGCGTCACTACCCTTCTGTGTCACCCCATTGCTCAAACGGTTTTCGGTGGTACAGGAATTTCAACCTGTTGTCCTTCCACTACGCCTTTCGGCCTCGCGTTAGGTCCCGACTTACCCTGAGAGGACGAGCCTTCCTCAGGAACCCTTAGGCTTACGGCGGACAAGATTCTCACTTGTCTTTTCGTTACTCATACCGGCATTCTCACTTGAATACTGTCCACCAGTCCTTACGGTCTGACTTCAACCTATATTCAACGCTCCCCTACCCAAGTACCAAATGGTACATGCCATAGCTTCGGTGGTGTGTTTAGCCCCGTTACATTTTCGGCGCAGAGTCACTCGACCAGTGAGCTATTACGCACTCTTTAAATGGTGGCTGCTTCTAAGCCAACATCCTGGTTGTCTGTGCAACTCCACATCCTTTCCCACTTAACACACACTTGGGGACCTTAGCTGATGATCTGGGCTGTTTCCCTCTTGACAATGGATCTTAGCACTCACTGTCTGACTCCCGGATAACATGTCTGTGGCATTCGGAGTTTGACTAGACTTGGTAACCCTTGGCGGGCCCCGCACCCAATCAGTGCTCTACCTCCACGACACTCTAATCCGAGGCTAGCCCTAAAGCTATTTCGGGGAGAACCAGCTATCTCCGAGTTCGATTGGAATTTCTCCGCTACCCCCACCTCATCCCCGCACTTTTCAACGTGCGTGGGTTCGGGCCTCCAGTGCGTGTTACCGCACCTTCACCCTGGACAGGGGTAGATCACACGGTTTCGGGTCTACGACTACGTACTCATTCGCCCTATTCAGACTCGCTTTCGCTGCGGCTCCGTCTTTCCAACTTAACCTTGCACGTAATCGTAACTCGCCGGTTCATTCTACAAAAGGCACGCCATCACCCATAAATAGGGCTCTGACTTTTTGTAAGCGCACGGTTTCAGGTTCTTTTTCACTCCGCTTCCGCGGTGCTTTTCACCTTTCCCTCACGGTACTGCTTCACTATCGGTCACTAGGGAGTATTTAGCCTTGGCAGATGGTCCTGCCGGATTCCGACGGGGTTTCACGTGTCCCGCCGTACTCAGGATACAGTTCGGAGAGTGTCGACTTTTGGCTACAGGGCTTTTACCTCTTCTAGCGGGCCTTTCCAGACCTCTTCGCCTAACCTACACCTTTGTAACTCCATGTGAACTGTCCTACAACCCCAAAGAGCAAGCTCTTTGGTTTGGGCTAATCCGCGTTCGCTCGCCGCTACTGACGGAATCACTTTTGTTTTCTCTTCCTCAGGGTACTTAGATGTTTCAGTTCCCCTGGTATGCCTCTATCTAACCTATGTATTCAGTTAGAAGTAACAGTCCATTACGACTGCTGGGTTTCCCCATTCGGAAATCCCCGGATCAAAGCTTGCTTACAGCTCCCCGAGGCAGTATCGTTGTTCGCCACGTCCTTCTTCGGCTCCTAGTGCCTAGGCATCCTCCGTGCGCTCTTACTAGCTTAACCTAGTTGCGCTCATATTGTTTTTCATCTCCTCAAGTGTTCTTGTGGAACAAGGTCGTCGATGAAAAAAATATTCGCTATTCATGTAAAACATTTGAATGTAAATTCGCGTGTTTTACTTTCATTCGCTTTGGATGTTTCATTACTTTCTTATCCAGTTTTCAAGGAACAAGCACTTTTTCCGTTAGGAAATTAGTGCATATTCTTCTTTATGATGATCATACTTCCGAAGAAATATGTCTCATTTCATAGAGAAAAATCGTCTTTGTTGCGCTGACGAGTTTTGATTATATCAACATTCGACAAATTATGCAACAGGTATTTTGTGAATACCGCTTGGCGACGTCCTACTCTCCCAGGACCCTGCGGTCCAAGTACCATCGGCGCTGGAGGGCTTAACGGTCGTGTTCGAGATGGGAACGTGTGGTTCCCCTCCGCCATCGCCACCAAACGATAGTGCTATCACCTTTTCCGTTAGGAAAATGGTGAACAATCTTCAATTAAGAAAATTGATATTCAGTTGAAAGATTCCATTCTGTTAGAAGATGGATAACCATTTTCTAACGAAAAGGTTTTGATCTTTCAAAACTGACAACGAGTGTGCGAACAACTGCCAAGTTGTTGAGAACCGAAGTTCTCTATGATCCTCAAGGGATCTTATGTTCTTCTCATCGGAAGAACGTATTCTCTTAGAAAGGAGGTGATCCAGCCGCACCTTCCGATACGGCTACCTTGTTACGACTTCACCCCAATCATCTACCCCACCTTCGACGGCTGGCTCCCTTGCGGGTTACCCCACCGGCTTCGGGTGTTGTAAACTCTCGTGGTGTGACGGGCGGTGTGTACAAGACCCGGGAACGTATTCACCGCGGCATGCTGATCCGCGATTACTAGCAATTCCGACTTCATGTAGGCGAGTTGCAGCCTACAATCCGAACTGAGACCAGCTTTGATAGGATTGGCTCCACCTCGCGGTTTCGCTTCCCGTTGTACTGGCCATTGTAGTACGTGTGTAGCCCAGGTCATAAGGGGCATGATGATTTGACGTCATCCCCACCTTCCTCCGGTTTGTCACCGGCAGTCACGTTAGAGTGCCCAGCTTAACCTGCTGGCAACTAACATTAGGGGTTGCGCTCGTTGCGGGACTTAACCCAACATCTCACGACACGAGCTGACGACAACCATGCACCACCTGTGTCCTCTGCTCCGAAGAGAAGCCCTATCTCTAGGACGGTCAGAGGCATGTCAAGACCTGGTAAGGTTCTTCGCGTTGCTTCGAATTAAACCACATACTCCACTGCTTGTGCGGGTCCCCGTCAATTCCTTTGAGTTTCAGTCTTGCGACCGTACTCCCCAGGCGGAATGCTTAATGTGTTAACTTCGGCACCAAGGGTATCGAAACCCCTAACACCTAGCATTCATCGTTTACGGCGTGGACTACCAGGGTATCTAATCCTGTTTGCTACCCACGCTTTCGCGCCTCAGCGTCAGTTACAGCCCAGAAAGTCGCCTTCGCCACTGGTGTTCCTCCACATATCTACGCATTTCACCGCTACACGTGGAATTCCACTTTCCTCTTCTGTACTCAAGTCAACCAGTTTTCAGTGCGAACTGAGGTTGAGCCTCAGCCTTAAACACCAAACTTAATCGACCGCCTGCGCGCGCTTTACGCCCAATAATTCCGGACAACGCTTGCCCCCTACGTATTACCGCGGCTGCTGGCACGTAGTTAGCCGGGGCTTTCTTCTCAGGTACCGTCACCTATGGAGCAGTTACTCTCCATAGCGTTCTTCCCTGGCAACAGAGCTTTACGATCCGAAAACCTTCATCACTCACGCGGCGTTGCTCCGTCAGACTTTCGTCCATTGCGGAAGATTCCCTACTGCTGCCTCCCGTAGGAGTCTGGGCCGTGTCTCAGTCCCAGTGTGGCCGATCACCCTCTCAGGTCGGCTACGCATCGTCGCCTTGGTGAGCCATTACCTCACCAACTAGCTAATGCGCCGCAGGTCCATCTATAAGTGACAGATCACTCCGTCTTTCCCATCTCGATCATGCGATCAAAATGCATATCCGGTATTAGCATTCGTTTCCGAATGTTATCCCAGTCTTATAGGCAGGTTACCTACGTGTTACTCACCCGTCCGCCGCTAAGCATCAGAGAAGCAAGCTTCTCTTCAACTCCGCTCGACTTGCATGTATTAGGCACGCCGCCAGCGTTCGTCCTGAGCCAGGATCAAACTCTCCATTAAAGTGTTTGACTTGCTCATTTGTTTCGCTTTTTATTAACAATTTTCACGGGGTGAAAATTGTTAATGGCAGTTCTTACTCGTTGTTCAGTTTTCAAAGATCAAAGAAGTTTTTCGATGAGCTTCCACTCGGAAAATCTTCAAATTTGAAAATATCAAAGCGTTTCGTACTTACTATGTAAGTGTGACTCGCATTTCGTTTTCGTGTGTGTCTCGCAATCTCTCGCGGCGACAAGAAATAATATATCATAGATTGACTATTGAATGCAAGCTTTTTTAATAAATAATTTTAATTAATTTTATTTCTTCTATTAAAAGAGTGTTCTCTTTGAGTTTACTTTTTCCTTATATATGATTACAAACTATTTATTCATAACTGCTTCTATATAATTAATAATATATAATTACTAACCATCAATATATTATTCTAGTAGATTAACAAAATAGAAGCCAACATCTCGTTGACTTCTATCAGTAACTTCAAGTATTAATTCTTGCTTACACTTCGATAACCATACCATCATAAGCGACGATAATATGATCTTCTGCAAATTCTCTCTCCAGATCAGAATGAAGTGCCCGCCCATTGTGAGAGAAATGAGTTACGATAACATGGCAATCAGGTTGTAACATTCCTTCAAATTCCATTCTTTGTTTCGTTTCTTTAACCGCTATAATGTTCATATGGGTTTTTCTATATGAATCATAACCCATCGTACATTCCAAAATGACGATATCAAACCCTTTACCTTGCAACCATTCCCAAGTAGCATCAGGGAAATCGCCACTATCATGACCATAAAGCAATACCTTATTGCTCTTTTCTATATACAATATGAAGCAATCCTCTTGTGGGTCATGAGTAGCCAATAACGGTGTTACTCGTGCTTCGCCAACTTGATATGTTTCAAAGGGTAGAAACTTCGTCAAAGTAAAGCTATCTTGTTCAACCGTACTCAAGTATTTATTAAGTATACTAAGTACTTTATCATTGCCAAACAAAGCAATACGATGATCATAATATTTCGAATAACCTGGTACTCTTGTTAGCAGATCTTCTGCATACAAATGATCAGAATGAGAATGTGTAAAGATAATATTGTGTAACTTATCAAGATCTAATTGTTCTCTTAACATATGCATATAAGTATCGGGTGGAAAATCGACTTTCAGATCAGTGTCAATCATTACTGAAGTTCGAGTGCGAATATCTTTGCCGCGATTTAGTTTAGCTTTTGCACAAAGCTCACAATGACAAAACATCGCCGGAATGCCTTCAAATGCTGCGGTACCAAGAAATTGAATCTTCATTACTCGCATCATCCCTTCATAATTCTTCTCTCATACTGGTAATTTCTAAATAACGCCATAATCCCCAGCACTGTAATACCAATCCACAAGTTGATCATAATGTCCCAACCAAATTGATCAACGAGCCATCCAGTAATAACGAAAGCAACACCTGTTGCTAAGTATGCGCAAAAATCTAAATAACCTGATACCGATGAGACAGCATTGTACTTAGAATATGCCATTGGAATTACACCCATAATAATTGTATTGGCTCCAAACATTGCTGCTGAACAAACGCCTAAAAATAACAAGCCTCCGTATAAGTTTATAGAACCTACCCATAAAAGACCAAATAAACTAAGTAATCCAATAACAAGTAATATAATAGATGAGATTTTTTCATTTCCTTTTGCTAACTTGTTAATGTAGCCCGATGCCAATATCCCAAAAAAATTCATGATGGGGATAAAGAGAACGTACCAAGATGCCTCTGCCAAATTCAAATTGTGCATCTGCATGAGATAAATAGGTGCCCAAATAGCAATTCCATCTTTC includes:
- a CDS encoding MBL fold metallo-hydrolase — protein: MKIQFLGTAAFEGIPAMFCHCELCAKAKLNRGKDIRTRTSVMIDTDLKVDFPPDTYMHMLREQLDLDKLHNIIFTHSHSDHLYAEDLLTRVPGYSKYYDHRIALFGNDKVLSILNKYLSTVEQDSFTLTKFLPFETYQVGEARVTPLLATHDPQEDCFILYIEKSNKVLLYGHDSGDFPDATWEWLQGKGFDIVILECTMGYDSYRKTHMNIIAVKETKQRMEFEGMLQPDCHVIVTHFSHNGRALHSDLEREFAEDHIIVAYDGMVIEV